GGATAAAGAATATCCTGCCGGCTCTCACATAGAGTTTTGGAAATGCAAGATGGTATGAAAGGGTATCATAGTTCAAAGGAGGTGCCAATGCGCCTGTAAAGGCAAGAAATATTGTTAGTCCTATTGATATTATCAAAAACTTGTTAAATGCGGAGATATATGGAAGTTGAGATATTATCTCTTTTGAAAATCTTTCAGAAAAGCTAGATTTTAATTTGCTAAAAAAGTATTTGATCTCCCTGATTGAAACTATGCATAGCATTAATAATACTGAGTACAGACAAAATCTATTTAACCCTTTAGCAAAACCAATAAGCAGCACTAGAATAGATAGTACTCCCAATCCCAGTCCAAATGATAGGGACATTTCCTCAAGAAGGGACTTCGTCCTCAATTTAAAAAGATCTAATAGCTTTTTACCAAGTCCTAAAATTGATGTAAAAATAAATGCGAGCAGAATAATCTGGGAGAATATATATTGGAATTTCACTTATATATTTGAATCGCTATATCAGGACAAACTAACCCACAGAATGTACAGGATGTACATTTCTCTGGACAGGCAACCTCTGCAGGGAAAAAACCCTTTGAATTTTGCATCTTTGATATATTTAA
This genomic stretch from bacterium harbors:
- a CDS encoding 4Fe-4S dicluster domain-containing protein, which translates into the protein MPNVVIDKERCKGCRLCISVCSRKALNISKMQNSKGFFPAEVACPEKCTSCTFCGLVCPDIAIQIYK